A single window of Drosophila suzukii chromosome 3, CBGP_Dsuzu_IsoJpt1.0, whole genome shotgun sequence DNA harbors:
- the LOC108006204 gene encoding putative leucine-rich repeat-containing protein DDB_G0290503 produces the protein MKTSNVNNPAEEPQGSSLESSSDSITESEGEVKNVRNDNFEINIRNLRKIEVLEARLEVSEKEKIRLYEVLIGEKDNLIKLITETKNLTIKQMQSQINDLHYVLNLKNSLNENSAREIPANLDSKDMPHISEERQPIKIQLGTMINQMELHKEYIAELESKVQEKDALIANFESKVEEMKIHLENFKENSKKDEDCLKVKIAELEKKVTITSAALNEKDNQLKRTSLDLNLTTESRVRTVVGMKLGVFMAVFEDIPSAGSDWMVIQHSSSFGHQALQIISQSLSNNGFGDLNGEYFLGYNIIHQLTSTQTLEVYLKFKIDNVTRFARYDHFVVGSKDGVHNRVPGFLFGRFWRLLTTS, from the exons ATGAAAACGTCAAACGTAAACAATCCCGCGGAGGAGCCCCAAGGTTCTTCGCTGGAATCATCTTCTGACAGTATAAC CGAATCTGAAGGGGAAGTTAAAAATGTAAGAAATGACAATTTTGAGATCAATATACGCAATCTTCGTAAAATCGAAGTCCTAGAGGCCAGGCTGGAAGTTTCTGAGAAAGAAAAGATAAGACTTTATGAAGTTCTCATTGGAGAAAAGgacaatttaataaaattgatCACCGAAACCAAGAACTTAACCATTAAACAAATGCAAAGTCAAATTAACGATTTGCATTACGTGCTTAACTTAAAGAACTCGTTAAATGAAAACAGTGCTAGAGAAATCCCAGCAAACTTGGATTCAAAAGACATGCCCCATATTTCTGAGGAGCGTCAACCTATTAAAATTCAGTTGGGGACCATGATAAATCAAATGGAGTTACATAAAGAATATATCGCCGAGTTGGAATCAAAGGTTCAAGAAAAGGATGCTCTAATAGCTAATTTTGAATCGAAAGTAGAGGAAATGAAAATTCACTTGGAGAACTTCAAAGAAAACTCAAAGAAAGATGAAGATTGTCTTAAGGTCAAAATTGCCGAACTAGAAAAGAAAGTTACCATCACATCAGCTGCACTCAATGAAAAAGATAACCAATTGAAACGAACTTCCTTGGATCTAAACTTAACAACAGAGAGCAGAGTTAGAACCGTTGTTGGAATGAAATTAGGGGTCTTCATGGCAGTATTCGAAGATATTCCATCTGCTGGCTCGGATTGGATGGTTATTCAACATTCCAGTAGCTTTGGTCATCAGGCATTGCAAATCATTTCGCAATCACTAAGTAACAATGGCTTTGGTGATTTGAATGGAGAGTACTTTCTTGGTTATAATATCATTCATCAATTGACAAGCACACAAACACTTGAAgtgtatttaaaatttaaaattgataatGTAACAAGATTTGCAAGATACGATCACTTTGTTGTTGGAAGCAAAGATGGGGTACATAATAGAGTCCCTGGGTTCCTATTCGGGAGATTTTGGCGATTGCTTACAACGTCATGA